The sequence TTTCGAGTTCCATTTCGGTCGTCGCGGCACCGTCAGCCGATTTTTATTCCGCTGATGCTTGCTTACAGCTGTTCTTTCATCTGCAGCGGAAAGCAGGTAGGGATTTTTCTGGTCGGGGTGGATAATCTTGACGTTATTCATCTTCTCAGCAGTGAAATCCGTTCCTGCAAGCTCCGCCGTGCTGAGGAATTCATCTAGCGCAGCCTGCTCCGTAATGCTTCGCATTTTAACCCATGATGCTTCTTCTGTGGGATTCGTGATGTATGTTTCTCCTCCCGGGCCCGTTCGTCGAATTGCAGCAGCGTTGTATGAGACCTTTTTCCGATCTGAAGCTTTGCCTTTGCCGAAACGGTCATTCATCAGGCTGTTCCCCAGCCCAACGGCATTTCTGGATTTTGGGAGCACCATGATGATCAAGTTAAGCTCTCCAGGCAATCTCTCTCGTCTTTGGGTGCTCTGCTATGAAACAGACGAGATTTGAAGTCCCAGCACAAGGCGAATATTTCGCCCTTATCCCACTTTGCTTATTAATACCAGTGGAGCCTCTTATCTTATCGGTTTTTAGCGCCGAGTTTAATTTATCAACATTCAACAACTGACGGCTTCATGCAGCTTTTGCTGGGAGAACCAACAACGATCCGTTGTTTGAAATCCAACTTTGAACTTGCCACTTGTGATTTCACCCGGTGGATTGAAGCCCTGACTTATTATCACaccagtacggagtacctacTCCATACACCTCTTCCCAAAAAACCCAAATCCCATACCAAGACAAGGAGAGTCAGCTAGGCAGGCTTCGTTAAAGAAGCAAAGAAATAGGGAATATGGCCAAGTTGCGAATTTTTAACCACTTAGGGTAAACAATCCTTCTATTTCGTTCTCCCAAATTTGATACTCGTCAACCCTCAAAATTCGACATGGCCAAACGCTCACGTAAGGACTCTCCACCTGAGCCATCCGAGCTCGCGCCTACTTTTGCAATCGAGTCGGAACCTTTGGCTCTCGCCAGCCATTTGCCTCAACGCAAGCATGTGCACTTGGATGCGTCCGTGCAATCTCCAGAATTGATACGCTGTGCTTTCCCTCCACACCGGAAGCCCGTATCTTTTTCGACGTATGAAGAATACGAGATTCACTACAAGCAGTCTCATGTCAATCGGTGTTCGGAATGTGGAAAGAACTTCCCGTCTGAGTTGTTTCTTGCTCGCCATATtgaagagaatcatgatCCGCTTACTGCTGCGAGAAGAGAGCGGGGAGAGAAAACGGTGATGCTTTTTATCCTTTTTCACATTAGTTCCTCTAATGTGGAGATCCTCGCGAGACTATGAGTTACTGACTAGTTTTATTGTGCAGTTCGGTTGTTTTGTGGAAGGCTGCGAACGGAGATGCTCTACACCTCAGAAGCGGAGAATGCATTTGATAGACAAGCACTCCTTCCCGAGAGTGAGTGCAATTTCTACGGCATCTCTTAATGAGAAACACCGTCAACTGTTTCGCTAACTAT is a genomic window of Coccidioides posadasii str. Silveira chromosome 3, complete sequence containing:
- a CDS encoding uncharacterized protein (EggNog:ENOG410PQTV~COG:U~BUSCO:11774at33183) translates to MAKRSRKDSPPEPSELAPTFAIESEPLALASHLPQRKHVHLDASVQSPELIRCAFPPHRKPVSFSTYEEYEIHYKQSHVNRCSECGKNFPSELFLARHIEENHDPLTAARRERGEKTFGCFVEGCERRCSTPQKRRMHLIDKHSFPRTYNFYIINDGIDKHKSLLKSSLPQHRRVSIPASTQHEPPQRRLQPFEFMKTSTQATPAPAEPPYVQMPNSKTPNPVTSNHTSPRDQSETVHICTSGHDVTELTNSMSALKFIPTSVLLRQDREKSSASSTTT